In Elusimicrobiota bacterium, the genomic stretch GTCGGATGCAGGTTTCAAGCGCTTTGGGCGCGGGGCGGTCTTCGCAGACTAAGGACAGCCATTTCATTGCCGCAGTATTTTATCGGAAAATGAGAAGCGATGCGTTATTGGCTGGTCAAGTCGGAGCCCGACGAATACTCCATCGACGATTTGGCGCGCGACCAAACGGGCGTTTGGGACGGGGTGCGCAATTATCAGGCGAGAAATTACCTTAAGGAAATGAACAAGGGCGATTTGCTTTTGTTTTATCATTCGAGCTGCCGGCCGCAGGCCGTCGCCGGCATCGCCAAGGTTATTCGAACCGCTGAGCCGGACCCGACGCAATTTGACCCCCGGAACGAGCGTTATGACCCCGGTTCGGCGCCCGCAAATCCGCGTTGGTTTCAGGTGGCCATCGCCTTCGTCCAAAAATTCGCCGAAGCGTTGACGCTTGAAGAAATCAAGCGGATCCCGGCTTTGAAGAATATGGTTCTTTTGAAAAGGGGCCGCTTGTCGGTTCAGCCCGTGTCGCCGGATGAATGGGCCGTTGTTTTAAAAGCGAAAAATCAGGGATAGGCCCAGGCGCCGGGTGGAAATACGCGTGGACAGGCGCACCCGTCTTTGGCTTTTTGCGGATCGCGCGTGTGAATGTTGATGGGACGGTGGAGCCATTGGCCCGGGCAAAGCCAGCGAATGGCCCAGGCCAAGATGGCCGAGTTCTTCATTAACCAGGCTTCTGGCATAACGCGCGCTTTCTTTTTGAATCATATGGGCGAATTCATCCTCCAGGGATAAGGCTTCCAAGGGAAGTAAATTCAGGATCGGGATATTCTCGAGAGAATCAGCCACGGCTTCCCCGGCGTATTGCCCGCTGACAATGCCGGAGAGCAGCGTATTGGTTGCGGTTTGTTCTGCGCTGGGGATCGAGGGCAGAGTGGCGCTGGTAAAGCAAAAAGCCGTCAACAGAGTCGAATAAGCGCCGGCGCACCACAGAGAGATATCCATGTCAGCCTTTGACCACGCCTAACGGGCGCATTCGCGCGACTTTTTTTGAAAGCCCGGCGCCGTGGCAGACCTCCACGACTTCGGAAACGTCTTTATAGGCGAACGGCGCTTCTTCGGCCAAACCTTTATAAGAATCGGTGCGCACGATAATGCCTTGCGCTTTTAAATCCTGTTGCAATTGCCGTCCTTGAATCCGTTTGGCGGCTTGAACCCGGCTCATGGCCCGCCCGGCGCCGTGCGCCGTGGTGCCGAATGTTTCCGCCATGGCCTGCTCGGTGCCGACTAAAACATAGCTTGCCGTTCCCATGGAGCCGGGCAACAGCACGGGCTGGCCCACGGAGCGGTATTTCTCCGGCACCTCGGGGTGCCCGGCGGGAAAAGCGCGCGTGGCTCCTTTGCGGTGCACGCAAACCTTGATTTTTTTCCCGTTGATTTGATGCTCTTCGATTTTGCCGATATTGTGGCAGACATCGTAAAGCACGCTCAATCCTAATTCCCGGGCCGTGCGTCCGAACATTTTTTCAAAGGTTTCGCGGGTCCAGTGCGTGATGGTTTGGCGGTTGGCGCGAGCGAAATTGGCGCCCGCGCACATGGCCGCGAAATAATCCTTGCCTTCCGGGGAGGACAGCGGCGCGCTGGCTAATTGCTTGTCCGGGAGCTTGATTTGATATTTTTCAGCGGCGCGCTGCATGGTTTTCAAAAAATCATCGCAGATTTGATAGCCGCAGCCGCGCGATCCCGTATGGATCAAAATGACGATTTGATTTTTAAAAAGCCCAAAAATCTGGGCGACGGCGTCATCATAAATTTCATCGATCCATTGAATTTCCAAAAAGTGATTGCCGCTGCCTAGCGTGCCCAATTGATCGCTGCCGCGCTCGATGGCGCGATCGGACACGATGCCGGGGTCTGCGCCCGGCAGCCGGCCGTTGTCTTCAATGGTGTCCTGATCTTCTGGCCAGCCGTATCCTTGCTCGATGGCCCAGACTGCGCCGTGTTCCAGGACCCGGCGCATCTCCTTGTCCTTCAATTTGATTTTTCCGGTTGAGCCCACGCCGCTGGGCACGGCGTGAAAAAGTGCGTCCATCAGGGGTTCAAGTTTCGGCCGGACCTCATCCACGTTCAACTCGGAACGCAAGAGGCGGACGCCGCAGGAAATATCAAAACCGATGCCGCCGGGTGAAATGACGCCTTCTTTTAAGTCCGTGGCCGCGACGCCCCCGACCGGGAAACCGTAGCCCCAATGAACATCCGGCATGGCCAGCGATTGTCCGACGATTCCGGGCAAGGTCGCGACATTAGCGACTTGCTCCGAAGCTTTGTCCGTCAGGATTTTAGGCAGCATGGATTCCGAGGCGTAGATGATTCCCGGCACGCGCATGGCTCCTTGGCGGGGCAACTCCCAGCGGAATTCGTCGATTTTTTTGAGGCCGGGCATGTTTTTATTATATGTCCAGGATTACCGTAGTTTTGACCGTGTTTTTTGACCGTATGATTTTTAATCGTTGATAAGTGGCTGCTTTCACTTCAAGGACCAGGGGCAGGCGGTCGAAGCTTTTGCCTTTGGCGCGAACCGCCAGCGCGGTTCCGTTTTGATCGGCGCTTAAGTCGAAATTTTGCGCAACAAAGCGTTGGGTTTGAATCCAAAAAACAACTTCATTGAGCCAAGCCACCAGAAGCTCTTCCGTTGTTTCGGCCCGGAGCGCCGCTGTTTTTTCGGCCACCCGGCCGCCTTGCGGCGTTTGAGGCAGGACGAGCTTGATCAGGCCGTACCCTGCCGTTTGAAAGAACGCGTTGAGATCAGGGGCTTCAATCTCAATCCCGATTTCCGAGGTATGTTCGGTGAAGCGGAACCGGCCGTTGGCGGTATTCGGCGTTTTGGGCATCAATCTATTATTGAAATTATCGTTGAGGCTGACCTGGAGGCCCGGGGAAAATGGGGGTATCCTATAAATAACGATGAAAACAAGCGTTTTTCTTTTGATTTTATTATCAGGCCCGTTTCTTTGGGCTTTGGAAATGGCGACCATGGAGGATTTTTGCGCCGAGGTTTACGGAGGGCCGTCTCAGGTCGCCGGGGAAGTAATTAATGAATGCGGGGTTTGCGCTTGGCCGCCGGAAACCCCCGATGCCCGGGCTTGTATCCCTGAGAAGCTTTATGACCGGCTCCCTGCATTTACGATCGCCCAGATCAAATATTTGCACGGGCAAAGGGCCGTTAAGAATTCCGCGGCCGCGGCGATGGCGGCCGAGGAGGGATGCGGGACATTAGATGGAACCTGCCGGTTTTTTCCGGAGGTGCACGTGGCCGAGGCTTTTTATGAAGTCGCCGGGAATGTTGATCAGGCGGCTTGCGTGATCGCGCATGAGTTGGGGCATATCAACAAGGAGCATTTCGACAAAATGCTGGCGGCAACAATGCGCTGGATCAGGCGCCGCGGGGGCGTGTCTCGTCTCGGCGGCTCAAAAGAAGCGGTGCGGCGTTTCAGTGAAACCGACGAATTCGTAGAGCTCTGTAATACGCATGAGCAGGAGGCCGATGATCAGGCGATGGAAACTATGGGTTTATCGGAGTTCAAATTGGAAGAATGTTCGATTCTTTTTGGAACGTTGGGACGGGACCGGTGCCATCCTGATCCGGAAGTCAGAGCCGCCAGGGCGCGCGAGTTTGCCGAGCGCCGCCGCCGCGAAGAAGAGGAGCGGCGGCGCATGATCGAGGAATCAAGCGCGGCGACGGAACGAGCGTTAGAGCATTTGAATCAGGGTGCGGCGGATGACGGTGAAGAGGTTTGCCCCCAGTATTTTGTCGATGATTTGGGGAATCCCGTTTACAGCTGCGGGGGGGTCGGGCGCTTAGACCGCTGACGCGGCGGTTTCTTTATTCCGGAGGGTTTTTAGAGAGCTGATGCGCCGCGCGGCTTCGGCTAGGCGCTCTTCGCTTTCCACCAGAGAGATGCGGACATAGCCTTCTCCGGCTTGGCCGAAGCCCGTGCCCGGTGACAGGCAAACCCCGGTTTGAAGCAGCAAATTCTTGACGAAATCGAATGATTTTTTTGTCTTGGACCAGGCCGGGATTTTCGTCCATAAATACATCGAGGCTTTGACTTTTGGGATGTCCCAGCCCGCGTTTTCGCGGGCGGCCCGCAGGAAGGCATTGCGCCGGCGCTCGTAAATTTTGGCTGTTTCTTCTTCCCCCCCGTTTTCCAGAGCCGCGATCGCGGCGCGTTGAATGAACGTGGGCACCCCATAATCGATGAACCCTTTGAATTTGGCCAGGTATCCGATCGCCTGGGCATTGCCCAGGGCATAGCCGATGCGCCAGCCGGCCATGGAATAGGTTTTCGACAGGGAGTTAAATTCCACGGCATATTTTTTAGCGCCTGATAATTCCAGAATGGACGGCGCGCGGTAACCGTCGAAACAAATATCGCTGTAAGGATTGTCGTAGAGGATGAGGAAGCCGTATTTGGCGGCGAGCTTCAAGGCGTCTTTCAAATAAGATTTGTTCTCGACAACGGCGCCGGTTGGGTTGTTGGGGTAATTTAAAACCATGAGCCGCGCTTTACGCAGCACAGAAGCCGGGATTTTTCCGAAATCCATCAGGTAACCATTGTCTTCACTCAACACCGCCCAATAAGGTTTTGTCCGGGAAATGTACGGGGCGTTGACATGCGCGGGATAAGCGGGGGTTGGCACAATCACGGTGTCGCCGGGATCAGCCAAAGCCATGAACGTATGACCAATCCCTTCTTTGGAGCCGACCAACGCCACGGCTTCGGTCGAAGGGTCGACGACGGCATTGAAGCGTTTTTTGTAATAAGCCGCGGCCGCGGATAAAAATTCAGGAGTTCCCCGGCCGATGGGGTAGCGGTGCGTGGACGGATCGCGAACCGCCTGGGCGAGGGCTTCAACGATATGAGGCGGGGTGGGAATATCCGGATTGCCCATGCCCAGATCAATGATGTCCCGGCCCAACTCTTTTGCCTGGCGCTTAAGCTCCAGCAAATGAACGAATAGATAAGGGGGTAGGTTGGAGAGCGCTTTTGACGGTTTAACCGGAGACACGGACGCTGAGCGCCGTATCAGCGCTTGGAGAACTGGAAGCGCTTCCTGGCCTTGGGTTGGCCGGGTTTTTTACGTTCGACGATTCTGGAATCGCGGGTCAGCAGACCCTGATCACGCATGAGTTTTCTTAATTTCGGGTCAATCTTGGCGATGGCGCGGGCGATGCCCAAACGGATGGCGTCCGCCTGGCCGGTGACGCCGCCGCCCACGACTCTGGCTTGCACATCGGCTTTGTCCATCTTGGCCACGACCAAGGGTTTGACCGCCGACGCTTTCTGCCAGGGATGATTTTGGAAATAGCCTTCCATGGTTTTGCCGTTGATCATGAATTGGCCTTCGCCTTTGGGCGTGAGCCAGACCTTGGCAATGGACGTTT encodes the following:
- a CDS encoding aminotransferase class I/II-fold pyridoxal phosphate-dependent enzyme; translated protein: MSPVKPSKALSNLPPYLFVHLLELKRQAKELGRDIIDLGMGNPDIPTPPHIVEALAQAVRDPSTHRYPIGRGTPEFLSAAAAYYKKRFNAVVDPSTEAVALVGSKEGIGHTFMALADPGDTVIVPTPAYPAHVNAPYISRTKPYWAVLSEDNGYLMDFGKIPASVLRKARLMVLNYPNNPTGAVVENKSYLKDALKLAAKYGFLILYDNPYSDICFDGYRAPSILELSGAKKYAVEFNSLSKTYSMAGWRIGYALGNAQAIGYLAKFKGFIDYGVPTFIQRAAIAALENGGEEETAKIYERRRNAFLRAARENAGWDIPKVKASMYLWTKIPAWSKTKKSFDFVKNLLLQTGVCLSPGTGFGQAGEGYVRISLVESEERLAEAARRISSLKTLRNKETAASAV
- the rpsI gene encoding 30S ribosomal protein S9, which codes for METTNPKTTTNDTLLTVGKRKTSIAKVWLTPKGEGQFMINGKTMEGYFQNHPWQKASAVKPLVVAKMDKADVQARVVGGGVTGQADAIRLGIARAIAKIDPKLRKLMRDQGLLTRDSRIVERKKPGQPKARKRFQFSKR
- a CDS encoding M48 family metalloprotease; translated protein: MKTSVFLLILLSGPFLWALEMATMEDFCAEVYGGPSQVAGEVINECGVCAWPPETPDARACIPEKLYDRLPAFTIAQIKYLHGQRAVKNSAAAAMAAEEGCGTLDGTCRFFPEVHVAEAFYEVAGNVDQAACVIAHELGHINKEHFDKMLAATMRWIRRRGGVSRLGGSKEAVRRFSETDEFVELCNTHEQEADDQAMETMGLSEFKLEECSILFGTLGRDRCHPDPEVRAARAREFAERRRREEEERRRMIEESSAATERALEHLNQGAADDGEEVCPQYFVDDLGNPVYSCGGVGRLDR
- a CDS encoding RtcB family protein; protein product: MPGLKKIDEFRWELPRQGAMRVPGIIYASESMLPKILTDKASEQVANVATLPGIVGQSLAMPDVHWGYGFPVGGVAATDLKEGVISPGGIGFDISCGVRLLRSELNVDEVRPKLEPLMDALFHAVPSGVGSTGKIKLKDKEMRRVLEHGAVWAIEQGYGWPEDQDTIEDNGRLPGADPGIVSDRAIERGSDQLGTLGSGNHFLEIQWIDEIYDDAVAQIFGLFKNQIVILIHTGSRGCGYQICDDFLKTMQRAAEKYQIKLPDKQLASAPLSSPEGKDYFAAMCAGANFARANRQTITHWTRETFEKMFGRTARELGLSVLYDVCHNIGKIEEHQINGKKIKVCVHRKGATRAFPAGHPEVPEKYRSVGQPVLLPGSMGTASYVLVGTEQAMAETFGTTAHGAGRAMSRVQAAKRIQGRQLQQDLKAQGIIVRTDSYKGLAEEAPFAYKDVSEVVEVCHGAGLSKKVARMRPLGVVKG
- a CDS encoding EVE domain-containing protein — translated: MRYWLVKSEPDEYSIDDLARDQTGVWDGVRNYQARNYLKEMNKGDLLLFYHSSCRPQAVAGIAKVIRTAEPDPTQFDPRNERYDPGSAPANPRWFQVAIAFVQKFAEALTLEEIKRIPALKNMVLLKRGRLSVQPVSPDEWAVVLKAKNQG
- a CDS encoding archease, with amino-acid sequence MPKTPNTANGRFRFTEHTSEIGIEIEAPDLNAFFQTAGYGLIKLVLPQTPQGGRVAEKTAALRAETTEELLVAWLNEVVFWIQTQRFVAQNFDLSADQNGTALAVRAKGKSFDRLPLVLEVKAATYQRLKIIRSKNTVKTTVILDI